The Agarilytica rhodophyticola genome has a window encoding:
- a CDS encoding acyl-CoA dehydrogenase: protein MNDEVIRQREIEFQLYEVLDTQSLCQRERFAEHSRETFDAALTTAHKMARELFAPHNAKADSQEPTFDGDKVSMLPEVKVAFDAFAKAGFIAGRYDYEEGGMQLPEAIMTACCGYFTAANPSTNSYSFLTTAATNVVRTFASQEIKDLFYTSMLSGRFTGTMALTEPHAGSSLADITTSATPTDDGSYRIKGSKIYISAGEHELSENIVHLVLAKIKGGPPGVKGISLFVVPKYRVNENGDIGARNDVVLAGLIHKLGNRGTTSTALTFGDNDDCHGYLVGEPHQGLKYMFLMMNEARLAVGFGAAMLGYKGYLYSLDYAKERPQGRLAPNLKPTDPPVPIIEHGDVKRMLLAQKAYAEGSISLCFFATRLLDDVHTAETEEQRENASLLLDLLTPVVKSWPSEYGTKANDLAIQVLGGAGYTREYPVEQCWRDNRLNAIHEGTNGIQALDLLTRKLWLQNGEGLNLLKQQIMQDFAKASGPLSQSLVDKVAVYLPKLQNIIAALAIAMQGKDLPAVLSNAQGFMNVFGNIVIGWIWIRQAIVAERQLSKDKELTASEQMYYQGKQQAAKYFITWVLPTIEHDLALLEALDDTCSTMQGDWF, encoded by the coding sequence ATGAACGACGAAGTCATTCGACAGCGAGAAATTGAATTTCAACTCTATGAAGTGCTAGATACACAATCCCTCTGCCAGCGTGAAAGGTTCGCCGAGCATAGCCGCGAAACTTTTGACGCAGCGCTAACTACAGCACACAAAATGGCCCGTGAATTATTTGCCCCCCATAATGCTAAAGCCGACAGCCAAGAGCCGACTTTTGACGGTGACAAAGTGTCTATGTTACCAGAGGTGAAGGTGGCGTTTGATGCGTTTGCGAAAGCTGGGTTTATTGCTGGCCGGTACGATTATGAAGAAGGTGGAATGCAGCTGCCTGAGGCGATAATGACGGCGTGCTGCGGATATTTTACCGCTGCCAATCCCTCGACCAATAGCTATTCCTTTCTCACTACTGCTGCCACTAATGTGGTTCGAACTTTCGCTTCACAGGAAATAAAAGACCTCTTTTATACTTCTATGCTGAGTGGCCGTTTCACCGGTACTATGGCGTTAACAGAGCCTCATGCAGGTTCATCACTGGCTGATATCACTACTAGCGCCACACCAACAGATGATGGTAGCTATCGTATTAAGGGTAGTAAAATTTATATTTCTGCCGGTGAGCATGAGTTGAGCGAAAATATTGTTCACTTGGTATTAGCAAAAATTAAGGGTGGCCCGCCAGGAGTTAAAGGTATTTCTCTCTTTGTAGTACCCAAATACCGTGTCAATGAGAATGGTGATATTGGTGCGAGAAACGATGTGGTGTTAGCTGGATTGATTCATAAACTCGGTAATCGCGGTACAACATCAACGGCCCTAACCTTTGGTGACAATGATGATTGCCATGGCTATTTGGTGGGAGAGCCTCATCAAGGTCTCAAATATATGTTTTTGATGATGAATGAGGCGCGCTTAGCAGTTGGCTTTGGGGCGGCAATGCTTGGCTATAAAGGTTATCTTTATAGCCTTGATTATGCTAAAGAGCGGCCACAGGGGCGTCTTGCGCCTAATCTAAAGCCTACCGACCCTCCCGTTCCCATTATTGAGCATGGTGATGTAAAGCGTATGTTATTAGCGCAAAAAGCCTACGCCGAAGGAAGTATTTCACTGTGCTTTTTCGCTACTCGTTTGCTCGATGATGTACACACAGCAGAAACTGAAGAGCAGCGTGAGAATGCATCTTTATTGCTGGATCTACTGACGCCAGTGGTTAAATCCTGGCCCTCAGAATATGGCACGAAGGCAAATGATTTAGCGATTCAAGTGTTGGGCGGTGCGGGTTATACAAGAGAATATCCGGTAGAACAGTGTTGGCGGGATAACCGTTTAAACGCTATCCACGAAGGAACCAATGGTATTCAAGCCCTTGACTTATTAACACGTAAACTATGGCTTCAAAACGGAGAGGGCTTAAATTTGCTTAAACAGCAAATTATGCAAGATTTTGCAAAAGCCAGCGGCCCGTTGAGTCAGTCTCTTGTTGATAAAGTCGCTGTTTATCTACCTAAACTTCAGAACATTATTGCTGCGCTGGCCATCGCCATGCAAGGTAAGGATTTGCCTGCGGTGTTAAGTAATGCTCAAGGTTTTATGAACGTTTTTGGGAATATTGTTATTGGTTGGATATGGATTCGACAAGCAATTGTAGCTGAGAGACAATTATCAAAGGATAAAGAACTCACCGCTTCTGAGCAGATGTATTATCAAGGCAAACAACAAGCAGCCAAATATTTTATTACATGGGTACTGCCTACTATCGAACACGATTTGGCGTTATTAGAAGCACTGGATGATACTTGCTCCACTATGCAAGGCGATTGGTTTTAG
- a CDS encoding TonB-dependent receptor plug domain-containing protein has protein sequence MKHPLLYFSAVLASSIIIELANAQQNNIEYLDDNVEEVRVIGSYVPHDPQYNSPSPIQSISNEAILASGAKSVVDLVQTLTINSGSENNPDAFTQAGTTGTSNFNLRALGVASTLVLLNGQRQVVSGHPTNDGINFVDTNALLPLIAVKNIDILKDGASGLYGSDAVAGVVNFNTRDNFDGVEVSLDYQQIVEEGDSDESVAQILIGHQTDKGGLIAALSYLERSPLTTADRQLSRPQDDSSVLGNPGAFLGVPGLPANAPIIDPGCADAGGIPQVLVADVGGSGFDVGTCGFTFGDSFNLVAEEERLNTFLRGHYDFNHNIHGFAEVAYSRTEAARNNSPSFPLLNPTLVPANNPGNFFNAPVLFLGRVIGNGGDPAVSNYEFDTTRFAAGVKKDSIDSSLGWEFNVVYARNEGLSLQPDAVTNNLVNALNGFGGSNCTGPADPNAQAGIGDCEFFNPFSSAFSTLPNSQNVINSIFETQQLSSTSELQSFQGLVFGELFTLGDNTISFALGAQYRNEELEHDYDDLSNQDAFTFVVGNSDFLSDRDVSAVFFELAVPVTEQINAQLAVRYEDYGDGIGDTTNPKIALVYTPNDSIQLRGGFSTAFRAPSIFQVSGNLTVLEQVTDPISPQGNAGFVATRTMGNSQLAPEDVDVTTLGGTFNITEALSLDLDYWHFDVSNAIIQENSQAVINAFAQDSSRVIRAGDPLTGQITRVNLNFINASSIDTDGIDFTARYDIDTSIGSFQPFMAGTYILNYDISDPQAGDIDGAGQRNFNNFGTSTPQLRINTGITWTNGAHTFNVFGRFIDSYNDDQNCANDTSATNGQCPDDVPLRKINSIITYDLQYHLKLAELLGNEHWPALTIGGINVSGQTPPQVFTNGGFDSKVHDPRGRLYYAKLTFNF, from the coding sequence ATGAAACACCCGTTATTGTATTTTTCCGCAGTGTTAGCGAGCTCCATTATTATTGAACTCGCTAATGCACAACAGAACAATATTGAATACTTAGACGACAACGTTGAAGAAGTGAGGGTAATAGGCAGCTATGTCCCTCATGACCCACAATATAATTCTCCTTCGCCCATTCAATCCATCAGTAACGAAGCAATACTAGCATCGGGTGCTAAGAGTGTGGTTGATCTTGTACAAACACTGACAATCAATAGCGGCTCGGAAAATAACCCAGATGCATTTACCCAGGCAGGAACAACAGGAACCAGTAATTTTAACCTACGCGCACTGGGTGTAGCTTCCACCTTAGTTTTATTAAATGGCCAACGGCAAGTAGTAAGTGGTCACCCAACTAACGACGGAATTAATTTTGTTGACACTAATGCGCTATTACCACTTATAGCGGTTAAAAATATTGATATTTTAAAAGATGGCGCATCGGGTTTATATGGTTCAGATGCAGTTGCCGGCGTGGTTAATTTTAATACCCGAGATAATTTTGATGGTGTAGAAGTAAGTCTCGACTATCAACAAATCGTCGAAGAAGGAGATTCCGACGAAAGTGTTGCGCAAATCTTGATAGGCCATCAAACAGATAAAGGGGGACTTATTGCCGCACTGAGCTATCTAGAACGCTCGCCTTTAACAACAGCCGATAGACAGCTAAGCCGTCCGCAAGACGATAGTAGCGTATTAGGAAATCCGGGAGCTTTTTTGGGAGTTCCGGGCCTGCCAGCAAATGCTCCTATCATCGATCCTGGCTGCGCCGATGCCGGTGGCATACCACAAGTACTTGTTGCAGATGTTGGTGGTAGCGGTTTCGATGTGGGCACCTGCGGTTTCACCTTTGGCGACTCTTTTAATTTAGTCGCCGAAGAGGAACGCTTAAATACTTTTTTGCGAGGGCACTACGATTTCAATCACAATATTCATGGCTTTGCAGAGGTGGCTTATTCTCGTACGGAGGCTGCGCGTAATAATTCTCCGTCGTTCCCATTACTTAATCCAACACTGGTGCCTGCCAATAATCCAGGGAATTTTTTTAATGCTCCGGTATTATTTTTAGGGCGTGTTATTGGTAATGGCGGCGACCCAGCTGTTAGTAATTATGAATTCGATACCACTCGTTTTGCCGCTGGTGTAAAAAAGGATAGCATTGATAGTAGTTTGGGTTGGGAGTTCAACGTAGTTTATGCTCGTAATGAAGGCTTGAGCTTGCAGCCTGATGCGGTGACCAATAATTTAGTCAATGCACTTAATGGTTTCGGCGGTAGTAATTGTACAGGCCCCGCTGATCCCAATGCTCAAGCAGGTATTGGCGATTGCGAATTTTTTAATCCATTTTCTAGCGCTTTTTCTACACTGCCAAATTCGCAGAACGTTATCAATAGTATTTTCGAAACCCAACAACTGTCGTCAACATCGGAACTGCAGAGTTTTCAAGGCCTCGTGTTTGGTGAACTTTTCACCCTTGGCGATAACACCATTAGCTTTGCCCTAGGAGCCCAGTACAGAAATGAAGAGTTAGAACATGATTACGACGACTTAAGTAATCAAGACGCTTTTACTTTCGTCGTGGGTAATTCCGATTTTCTTAGTGACAGAGATGTAAGCGCTGTATTTTTCGAACTAGCAGTGCCCGTAACAGAACAAATTAATGCTCAATTAGCAGTGCGTTATGAAGACTACGGCGATGGTATCGGCGACACTACTAATCCTAAAATTGCTCTGGTCTATACACCTAACGACAGCATTCAGTTGCGCGGAGGATTTTCAACGGCCTTTCGCGCACCATCGATTTTTCAAGTATCGGGCAATTTAACGGTGCTTGAACAAGTTACCGATCCCATATCTCCGCAAGGTAATGCAGGCTTCGTAGCCACCCGAACCATGGGAAACTCACAACTCGCCCCGGAGGATGTCGACGTCACGACCTTAGGCGGGACATTCAATATAACAGAGGCATTGAGTTTAGATCTGGACTATTGGCACTTTGACGTATCCAATGCCATCATCCAAGAAAATTCACAAGCCGTGATCAATGCCTTCGCACAAGACAGCAGCCGCGTTATTCGAGCTGGTGATCCGCTCACAGGACAAATTACGCGGGTTAATCTTAATTTTATTAACGCCAGTTCGATCGATACCGATGGCATCGATTTTACCGCCCGTTATGACATAGATACGTCAATAGGGAGTTTCCAGCCGTTTATGGCAGGAACTTATATCCTCAACTACGATATTTCAGACCCTCAAGCGGGTGATATTGACGGCGCAGGTCAACGTAACTTTAACAATTTTGGCACATCAACGCCTCAGCTACGTATTAATACTGGTATCACATGGACAAATGGGGCACACACCTTCAACGTATTTGGCCGGTTTATCGACAGCTACAATGATGATCAGAACTGCGCTAACGACACAAGCGCAACTAACGGACAGTGCCCCGACGACGTCCCCTTGCGCAAAATCAATAGTATTATCACCTATGACCTCCAGTACCACTTGAAACTCGCCGAGCTGCTTGGCAACGAACATTGGCCAGCACTGACTATTGGCGGAATTAATGTCAGCGGCCAAACACCGCCGCAAGTGTTCACTAACGGCGGCTTCGACTCAAAAGTGCACGACCCAAGAGGACGACTCTACTACGCGAAACTAACTTTTAACTTTTAG
- a CDS encoding DUF2845 domain-containing protein, whose protein sequence is MRAAKFCLLIICLSATTSAFALRCGSKVIKEGDGLSRVANYCGEPENIRTRSIFRSGGISGSEQVAPNRRRARVGIYDEVSVEIEVEEWEYNFGPNKLSRRIVFEDGVVVRIKSIGYGY, encoded by the coding sequence ATGCGTGCAGCGAAATTTTGTCTTTTAATTATCTGTTTAAGTGCCACCACATCAGCATTTGCGCTGCGCTGTGGCTCTAAAGTCATCAAAGAAGGCGACGGACTGTCCCGTGTCGCGAATTACTGCGGAGAGCCGGAGAATATCAGAACCCGTTCCATTTTTCGTAGCGGCGGTATATCAGGCTCAGAACAAGTAGCCCCCAACCGTAGACGAGCACGAGTCGGGATTTACGATGAAGTATCAGTAGAAATTGAAGTAGAAGAGTGGGAATACAACTTTGGCCCTAACAAACTAAGCCGACGTATTGTATTTGAAGATGGCGTAGTGGTTAGAATTAAATCCATTGGTTATGGTTATTAA
- a CDS encoding NADP-dependent oxidoreductase, with product MKNTQFLLAARPEGEPKKTDWECVEVDVPAAQDGEVVVKVHYISLDPAMRGWMNEGKSYIEPVQIGAVMRAGAVGEVIESKTPDFSVGDHVYGHCGVQKYYVGSPKAVGFHKVDPNIAPLERYLGVLGMPGMTAYFGLLETGLPKEGETVVVSGAAGAVGGVVGQIAKIKGCRVVGIAGGADKCKYLVDELGFDDAIDYKGEDIHQGLKRTCAKGVDVYFDNVGGDILDAVLTRINMRARIVVCGAISQYNNTTAVKGPSNYLSLLINRARMEGIVVFDNAANYGKAAVEMAGWIAEGKLKAKEHIVEGIETFPETLMMLFKGENFGKLVIKV from the coding sequence ATGAAAAATACACAATTCTTACTTGCTGCAAGACCCGAAGGTGAACCTAAGAAAACGGATTGGGAATGTGTTGAAGTTGATGTTCCTGCTGCGCAGGATGGAGAAGTTGTCGTTAAAGTTCACTATATCTCCCTAGACCCAGCAATGCGTGGCTGGATGAATGAAGGCAAATCATATATTGAGCCTGTGCAAATTGGTGCGGTAATGCGCGCCGGTGCTGTGGGTGAAGTGATTGAGTCAAAAACGCCAGATTTTAGTGTTGGTGACCATGTTTACGGCCATTGCGGTGTGCAAAAATACTACGTAGGTTCTCCTAAAGCAGTGGGTTTTCATAAAGTTGACCCCAATATCGCGCCTCTTGAGCGTTATTTAGGGGTGCTAGGTATGCCTGGTATGACAGCATATTTCGGCCTTTTGGAAACCGGTTTGCCAAAAGAAGGAGAGACAGTAGTAGTTTCTGGTGCTGCAGGTGCAGTTGGCGGCGTTGTGGGACAAATTGCGAAAATTAAAGGTTGTCGCGTTGTCGGTATCGCCGGTGGCGCAGATAAATGTAAATACTTGGTTGATGAGCTCGGTTTCGACGATGCTATCGACTATAAAGGTGAAGATATACACCAAGGTTTAAAGCGTACTTGCGCGAAAGGCGTCGATGTATATTTTGATAATGTGGGTGGTGATATTCTCGATGCTGTCTTAACTCGCATTAATATGCGTGCACGTATTGTCGTTTGTGGTGCTATTAGCCAGTACAATAATACTACTGCGGTGAAAGGGCCTTCGAATTACTTATCTTTACTTATTAATCGCGCTCGTATGGAAGGCATTGTGGTGTTTGATAATGCCGCTAACTATGGTAAAGCTGCGGTAGAAATGGCCGGTTGGATTGCTGAAGGTAAGTTAAAAGCCAAAGAGCACATTGTCGAAGGTATCGAAACTTTCCCAGAAACACTTATGATGTTATTTAAAGGTGAGAATTTTGGTAAATTGGTAATTAAAGTTTAG
- a CDS encoding HlyD family efflux transporter periplasmic adaptor subunit, whose translation MNQYVKISSEKPLIEEGFSTLTMSNETQEIMGTVPSWIIRWGSSVIAMVIAILLLLSCLIKYPDVIKGSVVLTSSSPPSPVVAKGSGKIEQLLVKDGDYVKKDQLLVTMEHIGDLEQILSLNSLLQKIESYLAETNKNYSFKFRHYTDLGEIQPSYNELLESFDQLKNFEDISDHERQLNDVQAQMDILEKIKKRRISKLELLRSEYAIAKERYQHKLKWFNESIVSKYELEESEEKLSSIHILLQDIESERLDTHLRSIELSRLAESIKHKYLTQKLIYKNKIRETIREVKHRYKIFEDSYLLRAPRSGEVSFLNFWSEQQFVKASEKIMYVVASDILPFARLTLTNHRLGQVKKGQIVLIKLSHYPHHQFGAVEGVVNTVSLVPNGSKYVAEVMLPRGLVTNYNKRLDYSPEMSGQAEIVTDKLRLITRIFNTFRSLLS comes from the coding sequence ATGAATCAATACGTTAAGATAAGTTCTGAAAAACCATTAATAGAAGAAGGTTTTTCTACACTTACTATGTCTAATGAAACCCAAGAAATTATGGGGACAGTACCTTCATGGATTATTCGTTGGGGAAGTAGTGTAATAGCTATGGTTATCGCCATATTGTTGTTATTGAGTTGCTTGATAAAATACCCAGATGTTATTAAAGGGTCAGTTGTATTGACCAGTTCATCACCTCCTTCTCCTGTGGTGGCCAAAGGAAGTGGAAAAATAGAGCAGTTATTGGTGAAAGATGGCGATTATGTTAAAAAAGATCAACTTCTTGTTACTATGGAGCATATAGGTGATTTAGAACAAATATTATCGTTAAATTCTTTATTACAAAAAATTGAGAGCTACCTAGCGGAAACTAATAAGAACTATTCTTTTAAATTTCGTCACTATACCGATCTCGGTGAGATTCAACCATCATACAATGAACTTCTAGAGTCATTTGACCAATTAAAAAACTTCGAAGATATTAGTGACCATGAACGACAACTCAATGATGTTCAAGCTCAAATGGATATCTTGGAGAAAATTAAAAAAAGGCGAATTTCTAAATTGGAGCTATTAAGATCGGAGTATGCGATAGCTAAAGAACGTTACCAGCATAAGCTTAAATGGTTCAATGAATCTATTGTATCAAAATACGAACTTGAAGAGTCAGAAGAAAAGTTAAGTAGTATCCATATATTGTTACAGGATATTGAGTCCGAGCGGTTGGATACTCACTTGAGAAGTATTGAGCTTAGCCGTTTGGCTGAATCTATAAAACATAAATATTTAACGCAAAAATTAATATATAAGAATAAAATAAGAGAAACTATCCGCGAAGTAAAACATCGCTATAAAATTTTTGAAGATAGTTATTTACTGCGTGCTCCTAGATCTGGGGAGGTATCCTTTTTAAATTTTTGGAGTGAGCAACAATTTGTAAAAGCAAGTGAAAAAATAATGTATGTTGTAGCGAGTGATATTTTGCCTTTTGCAAGGTTAACTTTGACTAATCATCGTTTAGGCCAAGTTAAGAAAGGGCAGATAGTTCTTATTAAGCTTTCGCACTATCCTCATCATCAATTTGGAGCGGTAGAAGGTGTTGTTAATACTGTATCATTGGTGCCTAATGGTAGCAAATATGTTGCTGAAGTGATGTTACCTAGAGGCCTTGTGACTAATTACAATAAGAGGCTAGATTATAGCCCTGAAATGTCTGGTCAGGCTGAAATTGTTACTGATAAATTAAGATTGATTACCAGAATTTTTAATACATTTAGATCGTTACTATCTTAA
- a CDS encoding GlxA family transcriptional regulator codes for MINVTILGFDQALASAITGAIDLFSLAGITWQRIQAQAPTPRFKISLASIDGRPIRCINQMQLQVHHKIEDIKHSHLLLVPTIGGPIEQVLKNNVELIEWIKQSKPDNSDIASNCTGSFFLAEAGLLEGKEATTHWGFANQFMARYPNVNLQPHKLITQQDNIFCAGGGMAWFDLALLLIERYCNKDIAMQTAKSHVIDMSRTHQSIYANVQRQHLHQDPDINDIQDWFEQHFHEVIHLSEVAEKFNLTTRTFIRRFKRATGQTPLSYLQRLRIDAAKNILETSHCQIEQVISEVGYEDISAFTRLFKKHTGITPSQYRKKFSR; via the coding sequence ATGATTAATGTCACCATTTTAGGCTTCGACCAAGCCCTGGCCAGTGCCATCACCGGTGCCATCGACTTATTCTCACTGGCTGGCATCACTTGGCAACGTATACAAGCCCAAGCCCCTACACCCCGCTTTAAGATATCTCTGGCGTCAATAGACGGCCGCCCTATTCGCTGTATCAATCAGATGCAATTGCAGGTCCATCATAAGATAGAAGACATTAAGCATAGCCATTTATTACTCGTGCCCACCATTGGTGGTCCCATTGAGCAAGTCCTTAAAAACAACGTAGAACTCATTGAGTGGATTAAACAAAGTAAACCAGATAATTCAGATATTGCTAGCAACTGCACCGGCTCTTTTTTTCTCGCGGAAGCTGGCCTATTAGAGGGTAAGGAAGCGACAACACACTGGGGCTTCGCTAATCAATTTATGGCACGCTACCCGAATGTAAACCTACAACCACATAAACTGATTACGCAACAGGATAATATATTCTGTGCCGGCGGCGGTATGGCTTGGTTCGATTTAGCGCTTTTATTGATAGAACGCTACTGCAACAAAGATATTGCTATGCAGACAGCGAAAAGCCATGTCATCGATATGTCACGCACACATCAATCCATCTATGCGAATGTGCAAAGGCAGCATTTACACCAAGATCCAGATATTAATGATATTCAAGATTGGTTCGAGCAACATTTCCACGAAGTTATTCATTTATCTGAAGTAGCAGAGAAATTTAATTTAACGACACGCACTTTTATACGTCGTTTTAAACGCGCTACCGGGCAAACACCTTTAAGTTATTTACAAAGACTACGTATCGACGCTGCTAAAAACATCTTGGAAACAAGCCACTGTCAGATTGAACAGGTTATTAGTGAAGTCGGCTACGAAGATATTAGTGCATTTACACGACTCTTTAAAAAACATACTGGCATTACACCGAGCCAATATCGTAAAAAATTTAGCCGCTAG
- a CDS encoding AMP-binding protein, producing MTDAEKLLSPEVIKADATKTIPLRGINLPPVNIKSEKKADGTILLRNGDALESYEPNIVLAIMSQADIAQERTLYAQRELLADGSRGEWIKHSYAQAQHDIAAIGQWFVDRQSQGQQRLLILTGNSIAHAMMKFGALAAGVPSCAISANYSLIGGSYERLKYVVELLNPTVIFAEHGGPFKQALMALDIEECTVVTRNAEAMGLPCIEYKNLCNTEAKSIHQQIKSNDLDAAAFYMLTSGSTGMPKAVTLSQRMMAANWRQVFQTLGNKENPAETYLDWLPWSHISGSAGMLAAVLQGATLYIDDGKPIPELFAETLRNLREISVSSCFNVPAAYAVLVESLEKDETLRTCFFKNLRALMYGGAALPQAIYDRMQALAVAETGHRIFVTAGYGATETSGACMTIYFDTTKVGIGLPLPGIDVKLVPVDDRYEVRLRGVSVTPGYFNAPEVNAKAFDEEGFYRTGDTARFHDNNDYTQGLVFTGRLSEEFKLATGTWVCGGRVREQLVNILTPALSDLILCGNDRSSLAVLAVPKLEGLQLIAQQQDIPIAELIRHPRVINFLQAAIEKYNAANPGSASRISRFAFTAKAPDPNRHELSDKGTINQRTAIENRSDEVEALYANEADSHILVFN from the coding sequence ATGACAGATGCAGAAAAATTACTAAGCCCGGAAGTAATCAAAGCAGATGCGACCAAAACAATACCTTTACGAGGCATTAACCTACCACCTGTTAATATAAAAAGTGAAAAAAAAGCAGATGGAACAATTCTTCTGCGCAATGGTGATGCACTCGAAAGCTACGAGCCAAACATTGTTCTAGCGATTATGTCGCAAGCAGATATAGCGCAAGAGAGAACCCTCTATGCCCAACGTGAATTATTAGCAGACGGCTCCAGGGGTGAATGGATCAAACATAGTTATGCGCAAGCGCAACATGATATTGCTGCTATAGGCCAATGGTTCGTAGATCGTCAGTCACAAGGGCAACAACGTTTATTAATTCTTACCGGTAACTCCATCGCTCACGCTATGATGAAGTTTGGCGCTCTTGCTGCAGGCGTCCCAAGCTGTGCCATAAGCGCAAACTATTCGCTAATAGGTGGCAGCTATGAGCGTCTAAAATATGTAGTTGAGCTACTTAACCCCACGGTTATTTTTGCCGAACACGGCGGCCCCTTTAAACAAGCTTTAATGGCTTTAGACATAGAAGAATGTACTGTTGTTACGCGTAATGCGGAAGCTATGGGCTTGCCTTGCATTGAATATAAAAATCTATGTAATACCGAAGCAAAAAGTATTCACCAACAAATCAAATCAAATGATCTCGATGCTGCAGCATTTTATATGCTGACATCAGGCTCAACAGGTATGCCCAAAGCTGTAACACTGAGCCAACGCATGATGGCGGCTAACTGGCGACAAGTATTTCAAACACTAGGCAATAAAGAAAATCCTGCTGAAACCTATCTAGACTGGCTACCTTGGAGCCATATTTCTGGTTCGGCGGGAATGCTCGCTGCCGTGTTGCAAGGTGCAACTTTATATATTGACGATGGTAAACCCATACCTGAGTTGTTTGCTGAAACCTTGCGTAATTTGCGTGAAATTTCAGTATCTTCCTGCTTTAACGTTCCCGCAGCCTATGCTGTACTGGTTGAATCTTTGGAGAAAGATGAAACACTGAGAACTTGTTTTTTTAAAAATCTACGTGCACTAATGTACGGTGGCGCAGCCTTACCGCAAGCTATTTACGATCGCATGCAAGCTCTTGCTGTTGCGGAAACTGGACATCGTATATTTGTAACAGCGGGTTATGGCGCCACAGAAACTTCAGGCGCGTGTATGACAATTTATTTTGATACAACAAAAGTAGGCATAGGCCTGCCTTTGCCCGGCATCGATGTTAAGTTAGTACCTGTTGACGATCGATACGAGGTACGGCTGCGCGGTGTTAGTGTGACTCCAGGATATTTCAATGCGCCTGAAGTCAATGCCAAAGCTTTCGATGAAGAAGGTTTTTATCGCACCGGTGATACCGCACGCTTTCACGACAACAATGATTATACTCAAGGGCTGGTATTTACTGGGCGTTTATCTGAAGAGTTTAAACTTGCAACCGGAACCTGGGTATGTGGCGGAAGAGTGCGCGAGCAACTTGTTAATATATTAACACCTGCGTTGAGCGATCTCATTCTGTGCGGTAATGACAGAAGTTCGCTAGCAGTACTGGCGGTACCAAAACTCGAAGGGTTACAACTCATTGCGCAACAACAAGATATTCCAATAGCCGAACTTATCCGACATCCTCGAGTCATCAATTTCTTGCAAGCCGCTATAGAAAAATACAATGCTGCCAACCCCGGTAGTGCTAGTCGCATTTCACGCTTCGCATTCACCGCCAAAGCACCTGACCCTAACCGCCACGAACTATCAGATAAAGGTACGATCAATCAGCGTACAGCTATCGAGAATCGCAGCGATGAAGTGGAAGCTCTTTATGCAAATGAAGCTGACAGCCACATACTGGTTTTTAATTAA